One part of the Parabacteroides distasonis ATCC 8503 genome encodes these proteins:
- a CDS encoding AraC family transcriptional regulator, protein MSYHEFILVVNFSSIIILVLLAMLLLIATRFRGESGYAAAIIVLPNIPVYIYNMSRMLGWHDITLFFFPISYSVNTLLMPLLWLFTRRNFDLDPRFKPVQLLHFLPAIVCVVIVLSIPMRKRMESILHEVTGDDTWIGDFNAAVITSQMIGYFVAIFIYLYRKKQYIKDNWSDAEYMQKEWIPKLMILFAALFVTVMTCYAIWPRTDAWLIQILNVMAMSFLVYNFIAHPTVPYIQGTSRMLVKDETVGFQSIPDEEQMRDICSQVKEYLETTNAFLRKDLSLSILSRETGIYQKLLSRSINEYLKQNFFELINEMRVGEAKRRLLLPENAGHTVDSLYEECGFRTRSTFFLAFKKVEGLSPAQWLNSVKKHTDQ, encoded by the coding sequence ATGAGCTACCACGAATTTATACTTGTCGTTAACTTTAGTAGCATCATTATCTTGGTGTTATTGGCGATGTTGTTATTGATTGCCACTCGGTTTCGTGGCGAGAGTGGTTATGCCGCAGCGATTATCGTTCTTCCTAACATCCCTGTTTATATTTACAACATGAGCCGCATGCTTGGTTGGCATGATATAACGTTGTTCTTTTTCCCTATCAGTTATTCGGTCAATACGCTGTTGATGCCGTTGCTGTGGTTATTTACCCGCCGCAACTTTGATCTTGATCCTCGTTTCAAGCCTGTCCAATTGTTGCATTTTTTACCGGCGATTGTCTGTGTCGTTATCGTGTTATCCATTCCTATGCGGAAGCGTATGGAGAGTATACTTCATGAGGTCACCGGTGATGATACTTGGATCGGTGATTTTAACGCTGCCGTGATTACCTCGCAGATGATCGGTTATTTTGTCGCTATCTTTATTTATCTTTACCGGAAGAAGCAGTATATAAAGGATAATTGGTCTGATGCCGAATACATGCAAAAGGAATGGATTCCGAAACTTATGATCCTGTTCGCTGCCTTGTTTGTCACCGTGATGACCTGTTATGCGATTTGGCCTCGGACTGATGCTTGGTTGATACAGATATTGAATGTGATGGCGATGAGCTTCCTCGTCTATAATTTTATTGCTCATCCAACTGTTCCTTATATCCAAGGAACGTCACGGATGCTCGTTAAGGATGAGACGGTAGGGTTTCAGTCTATACCAGACGAGGAACAAATGAGAGATATATGTTCCCAAGTGAAAGAGTATCTGGAGACAACAAATGCTTTCCTGCGAAAGGACCTTTCCTTATCCATATTATCGAGAGAGACCGGTATTTACCAAAAATTACTTTCTCGGTCGATCAACGAATACTTAAAACAGAACTTCTTCGAGCTTATCAACGAGATGCGAGTGGGGGAAGCCAAGCGAAGGTTGCTCCTGCCGGAGAATGCTGGTCATACGGTAGATAGCCTTTATGAGGAATGTGGTTTTCGGACTCGTTCCACGTTCTTCTTGGCATTTAAAAAGGTAGAGGGTTTGTCTCCCGCCCAGTGGCTTAATTCGGTAAAAAAACATACGGATCAATAA
- a CDS encoding ATP-binding protein produces the protein MWILSLIPSCHREGEVGLSQNDQVGIDSVVSACPDIDSLQSCLRYFERTANELGVILAYKELGVRYREAARFNEAIGCHREGLRLAMQRKDTSEVIQALNNIGTNFRRLGIMDEASNYHYRALSLCERLGDKESYKARKNRTISLSGIGNVYLTLENCEMADSIFRIALEEERTLDSDLGLAMNYANLGSIFEMRGMMDSAFVYYNYSMEHNRAAGSVVGISLCHNHIGRLFEKKGQWDQAIREYRNAYDLMVADNDLYHWLESCLALARVNIYKGDLRMAEAFLEHAEGAAKVTRAWKHLSSVYHLDYLRYEKLGDYKNALNAYTSSLAYADSMRNTENMNHIQNLRVDYEKERSNRELSLIQKNYEMGQRTKNIFLIACLIVLFLTVVAMGFLWYALRMKSRNQQVMRRMEEVRANFFTNVTHEFRTPLTVILGVSEELRKGGIGEEELKTGLNMIGRQGKNLLELVNQLLEVAKVRSEIGDPEWRTGDIVAYTSMIVEDNRAYARQGQVDLCFTPSETIISMDFVPEYFRRIMDNLLRNAIKFTPRGGRVVVTMECVGSMLVTHVADTGCGIAEEDLPHIFKAFYLGETGGAGTMGTGVGLSLVRQMVRSMEGRGWF, from the coding sequence ATGTGGATACTCTCGCTGATACCTTCTTGTCATCGAGAGGGAGAGGTTGGTCTTTCCCAAAATGATCAGGTGGGTATAGATAGTGTGGTCTCGGCCTGTCCGGACATCGATTCTCTACAATCATGCCTAAGGTATTTCGAGAGAACCGCAAATGAGCTGGGAGTGATACTCGCCTATAAGGAATTAGGGGTACGTTACCGGGAAGCGGCCCGTTTTAATGAGGCGATAGGATGCCACCGGGAAGGCTTGCGATTGGCTATGCAACGGAAAGATACCTCGGAGGTCATACAGGCCTTGAATAATATCGGTACGAACTTCCGGCGGTTAGGTATCATGGACGAGGCCTCCAATTATCATTATAGGGCATTGTCGTTGTGCGAGAGACTGGGCGATAAGGAAAGCTATAAGGCAAGAAAAAACCGGACCATTTCCTTGAGTGGTATCGGAAACGTGTATCTAACATTGGAAAATTGCGAGATGGCCGACAGTATTTTCCGAATAGCGCTGGAAGAGGAACGTACCTTGGACAGTGATCTCGGCTTGGCCATGAACTACGCGAACCTTGGCTCTATCTTCGAGATGCGTGGCATGATGGATTCCGCTTTTGTTTATTACAATTATTCTATGGAGCATAATCGTGCGGCCGGGTCTGTTGTCGGCATCTCGCTTTGCCATAACCATATAGGACGCTTGTTCGAGAAAAAGGGACAATGGGATCAGGCGATACGCGAATATCGTAACGCATACGACCTTATGGTAGCGGACAACGATCTGTATCATTGGCTGGAATCGTGCCTGGCCTTGGCACGGGTGAATATCTACAAGGGAGATCTGCGAATGGCGGAGGCTTTTTTGGAGCATGCGGAGGGTGCCGCTAAGGTGACGCGGGCGTGGAAGCATTTGTCGAGCGTGTATCATCTGGATTACTTGCGTTATGAGAAGCTGGGTGATTATAAGAATGCCCTCAACGCTTATACATCAAGTCTCGCTTATGCTGATAGCATGCGAAATACTGAGAATATGAACCATATACAGAACCTCCGTGTGGACTACGAGAAAGAGAGGAGCAACCGGGAGCTTTCATTGATACAGAAGAATTATGAGATGGGGCAGCGTACCAAGAATATTTTCCTGATCGCTTGCTTGATCGTACTCTTCCTTACGGTGGTAGCGATGGGCTTTTTATGGTATGCCTTGCGGATGAAGTCCCGCAATCAGCAGGTGATGCGGCGCATGGAGGAGGTGAGGGCCAATTTCTTCACGAATGTCACGCATGAGTTTCGTACGCCGCTGACGGTTATCTTGGGTGTGTCGGAAGAGTTGCGGAAAGGGGGAATAGGCGAGGAGGAACTCAAGACCGGGCTGAATATGATTGGACGGCAGGGAAAGAACCTGCTGGAATTGGTGAACCAATTATTGGAAGTGGCGAAAGTGAGATCTGAGATTGGCGATCCGGAATGGAGGACTGGAGATATCGTAGCTTATACGAGCATGATCGTGGAAGATAACCGGGCGTATGCCCGCCAAGGGCAGGTAGACCTTTGTTTTACTCCTTCGGAGACGATTATCAGCATGGATTTCGTGCCCGAGTATTTCCGGAGGATCATGGATAACTTACTCCGCAACGCTATCAAGTTCACGCCGAGAGGTGGGAGGGTTGTCGTGACGATGGAGTGTGTGGGGAGTATGCTTGTCACGCATGTGGCGGATACGGGCTGCGGTATAGCCGAGGAGGACTTGCCGCATATCTTCAAGGCTTTTTACCTAGGTGAGACCGGAGGGGCAGGCACGATGGGCACGGGGGTCGGCCTTTCTTTGGTACGGCAGATGGTGAGGAGCATGGAGGGCCGGGGTTGGTTCTGA
- a CDS encoding response regulator: MLPLRHGDSYYIGRLLNGAYQIVYARNGAEGLEIAAEQMPDLILTDLMMPEMDGYELCRRVRESEVLNHIPIIIITAKSGGKERVCGLEVGADAYLEKPFNAEELNIRITKFLEQRRLLREKYSKAMREGTELNVKLNPADQDFLAHLNDYIYALMSNHGLNSDMVADKM; encoded by the coding sequence ATGTTGCCATTGAGACATGGCGACTCTTATTATATCGGCCGGCTGCTTAATGGTGCGTATCAAATAGTATACGCACGAAATGGAGCGGAGGGGTTGGAGATAGCGGCGGAGCAAATGCCGGACTTGATCCTCACCGACTTGATGATGCCCGAGATGGATGGCTATGAGTTATGTAGGCGGGTACGTGAATCCGAGGTGTTGAACCATATTCCGATCATTATCATTACTGCGAAATCAGGAGGAAAGGAACGTGTCTGTGGCTTAGAAGTCGGGGCGGACGCTTATCTGGAGAAGCCTTTCAATGCGGAAGAGCTGAATATCCGGATAACAAAGTTTCTGGAACAGCGTCGTTTGCTGCGTGAGAAGTATTCCAAGGCTATGCGTGAGGGGACGGAACTGAATGTAAAACTAAACCCTGCCGACCAAGACTTCTTGGCTCACCTGAATGATTATATATATGCGTTGATGTCCAACCATGGCTTGAACTCGGACATGGTAGCCGATAAGATGTGA
- a CDS encoding helix-turn-helix transcriptional regulator, translating to MSRSQLNRKVRAITGYNTSAYILQMRMERSKRLLASTEELIGDIALKCGFEDANYFARLFKQIFNVTPSQYRKSLIQ from the coding sequence ATGAGCCGATCCCAATTGAATCGCAAGGTCCGTGCCATCACGGGCTACAACACTTCTGCCTATATCCTGCAGATGCGCATGGAGAGGAGCAAACGCCTCTTGGCCTCTACCGAGGAACTGATCGGCGACATCGCCCTTAAATGCGGCTTCGAGGATGCCAATTATTTCGCCCGCCTTTTCAAGCAGATCTTCAATGTAACGCCCTCACAATACAGGAAAAGCCTCATTCAATGA
- a CDS encoding OmpA family protein yields the protein MKKLVFILSAMLLLIGTMDVQAQWGKKLLKKAGESAKRATERNVERKVEQTVDKAFEGAEDVVTGKGNNNNEKEEPPTSTNSQGNFETMDDGEDVAQQEQQQPQQSLEMTYAKSDFVPGDEIIFEDDVTREQIGEFPSQWDLLKGTVEIAQINGDKVILCVSQDDPVIAPLFDNMKSYLPEKFTLEFDFWVGPFTKKGDDEPENCYIVRFYKPESGSRVQTINLDDWYYSASDHRTRLRWDFIPSSGENSRSGSDDSFRTIPNSWNHFSLSFNQRAMKVYINGIRYANIPNTVAPGHFDIQFYRGGGYFTNNTSIRNIRVAKGAVPLYDRMMSDGKFITYGITFDVGKSTIKPESMGEINRIVKLMTDNPDLRFSVEGHTDSTGNEASNQTLSEARSNAIVGKLVELGISADRLSASGKGQSSPIADNGTDEGRAKNRRVEFVKM from the coding sequence ATGAAAAAGCTAGTATTTATTTTATCTGCCATGTTGCTCCTAATCGGGACAATGGACGTGCAAGCCCAATGGGGAAAGAAACTCCTCAAGAAAGCGGGTGAGAGTGCCAAACGGGCAACGGAGAGGAACGTGGAACGGAAAGTGGAACAGACCGTAGACAAGGCTTTCGAGGGAGCGGAGGATGTGGTGACGGGGAAAGGGAATAATAATAATGAAAAGGAGGAGCCACCAACAAGTACAAATTCACAAGGGAATTTTGAAACTATGGATGATGGGGAAGATGTGGCACAGCAGGAACAGCAACAACCACAGCAATCACTCGAAATGACGTATGCCAAGAGTGACTTCGTGCCGGGGGATGAGATTATTTTTGAGGATGATGTGACCCGGGAACAGATAGGAGAATTCCCCAGCCAGTGGGATTTATTAAAAGGTACTGTTGAGATCGCTCAAATCAATGGCGATAAGGTGATACTTTGCGTGAGTCAGGATGATCCGGTCATTGCGCCGCTATTCGATAATATGAAAAGTTATTTGCCGGAAAAGTTCACGCTGGAATTTGACTTTTGGGTAGGGCCTTTTACAAAAAAGGGAGATGATGAGCCGGAAAATTGCTATATCGTACGTTTTTACAAACCCGAATCGGGAAGTCGTGTTCAAACTATCAATCTTGACGACTGGTATTATAGTGCTTCAGACCATCGTACACGCCTAAGATGGGACTTTATTCCTTCCTCTGGGGAGAACAGCCGTAGCGGAAGCGATGACTCTTTTCGGACTATCCCGAACTCATGGAACCACTTCTCACTGTCCTTCAATCAACGGGCAATGAAAGTTTACATAAATGGTATCCGCTATGCCAATATTCCGAATACGGTAGCACCCGGACATTTTGACATACAGTTTTATAGAGGCGGTGGATATTTTACGAATAACACTTCCATCCGCAACATACGTGTCGCCAAAGGCGCAGTGCCATTGTACGACCGCATGATGAGCGACGGTAAGTTCATCACGTATGGCATCACCTTCGATGTCGGCAAGTCCACCATCAAACCAGAGAGTATGGGTGAGATCAATCGTATCGTCAAATTAATGACCGATAACCCCGACCTGAGATTCTCCGTAGAAGGCCATACCGATAGCACCGGCAACGAGGCTTCCAACCAGACGTTAAGCGAGGCCCGCAGCAACGCCATCGTAGGTAAACTGGTTGAACTGGGCATCAGTGCCGATCGCCTCTCCGCTTCCGGCAAAGGACAATCATCTCCCATCGCCGATAACGGAACGGACGAGGGTCGTGCCAAGAACCGGCGGGTGGAGTTTGTCAAGATGTAA